tatggAGGTTGGAAATCGTTGGGAATTCCAATTTCGCTCCTTGCACGAGATCCGAGACACTACAAGCAAATCAGTCTGAACGAGATACGCAAACCGAAAGTTTGCAGTAAGTCGCTTTTTCGAGTCAGGAATCCCGTTTCAGAAGGAGGTGCAACTTGAACCTGTGCAATGAATATGGTACCCAGGCTCTCTCCTACCCAAGTTCGACATGACAAATTGGGGCGGCAGGAAAAGGATCCGTTTCTCTGAAACTTATCAGACAACTGAGCTTGAGGACCCATTTCACAACTTCTCGGTACATAGACACGGCAAGTTGATCGATACAAACTCAAGAGGCGGCCCAAAAGAATCCTAGAGAGTAGAAAAACGGAACGGCGTTGATACTTGGAACTTTATCAGTCTCTCAGGAAGCTAGTTACGGTAACATTATAATCATTTGGTTTGTGACAACCATTGGTTTTCATATGCTTGAATAGAAGGGCCCCAAGACTAGCGAAATTGCCACCAATTGATGAAGCTTGAACGGAAAGCGGAATTTGCACTTACTTGGGTCAGGAAAGGCGGCATTGAAACTTTGATGCTTTTCCCGTGTACTAGGTCCTCAAGTAGCCATGATTCAGTAGGGAGGGAAGGAGTACATCTCCAAAATTTGAGTAGTCCGTGGTTCCAAATTGCAGTTTGTAAATAGCTTTCAGCACCCTTCCTTCATCCATtcgttggttgcttggttggttggttggttccgTTCTGAGGATCACGAAATCATGCAATGAACCGACATGCCAATTAATTGTTTACATGAATTGGCCAATGCAATGAGTTTGTATCTGGCCTAAGAACTCTGCACTCCAATTGAGATCCACATTTGTCGGAGTGTTATTGACGAcggaaaaaaaagatttctaAACCACCTTTCACCCGAATAAAGTTTCATTCCTCTTttagccccccccccccccccccccccgctGCTGACGATTTGTAAgtattgatttcaaaagcttaaaCCACCAAGAAGGTGGGTTTTTAACTCCTGTGTAAAAACAAAGTATAAAATGATTGAACCTCTAAAATATGTGCATTACTTTAAGCTTTCTTTAACGAACTTTTTCGTCTAAATTTTGATGGATGACGCAAACAGAGAAGCATTCCATCCAATCAAAGCGCTCTCAAAATACTACAAAGGGATATGTTAGTGAAAATCGGCCTGACTTCCTTGTCATTTCCACGTTACTTCCACTTGCCTATACCATACGGGCATCAAAAATGGGTTGTTGATCGGcgtttcaaaaataaataaagccCAAAATTGGTCCCGTATCGTAGAAGCCTTTATAAgagtaaaaaatgaagaacGAGTTGAGTgaccaatttttgtttctgatTTTATTAGGGATTTGACTGGATCAACAGGATCTTAAAGATCGTACAACTCTAGGCAGCACAATGAGATGTTCAGATTTCGTTTCACTACTTCTGCTTTCAACTCGTCTACCTCGGCAATGTCAATGGTCTCACTTTGAAGAAACGACAGCGCgcacaattttggacagtCGAACACCAATTGGCGGATAATGCTCATGGATAAGAAGCACCCACTGTACAAGCTCAGGTTGCTCAGCGACTGCAAGGGGTTGCTTTGGAATAGTCGCATAACGGTCTGGTCCATGTTGGCTCGGTTACTCATGTTCAACAAGCCCACCTGCTTGATGTCCAAGGCGGCGTACAAGAGCAAGGGAATGATCACATTGGGGTTCCATAATCGCCCGGAGATGTGCACAAAGCTCAGCTTGGAAAACAAACGGAGCTTCCGGATTTCGGGCGTGAACCCCAGGGGCCGCTCCTCCTTCCCCACCTCTTTCAGGTGAAGCTTGGTGAGATTGGGACAGTGCTTGCCAATAAAGATCAAGTGCTCAGAATGCATGGCCTCACTGGCGCGGAATAAGAGCTCCACAATGGAGTGGCCTTTGTTCTTGAGCAAGGCCTGGAACGCCTCACCGTAGGGAAAATGCTGAAGCTCCACGATCCTCAAGGTCAGCGAAGACTcggccaaggccaagagaaTATCTGTACAGTTCTTGTTGTTGGCGTTAATGTTACCGTTGGCCCCAATGACTAAGGGCACGGACAAGGAGATGTGCTGAATGTGAGGACAGATTTTGACCAGGCGTTCCACATTCACGTACATGGGATCAACCTCGCAGAATGTGGTCAACTTCAAGGGCTGATGTTCGTTCCAATGATCACTACACAAGATCTTGCCCAAAGCACCGAAGCTGATGAACTCCAGTTTAGGTAAAGCGCGCATCAGATCTCTGACCCCGAGCAAGGAAATCCCTTGATTGGCATGGTGGTGATTCACAATCTTGTTCATGGTGATTCGCTTGAGATTACGACAATTTTGAAGGGATCTCAGCCCGATGTCTGAGACGCAGAACTTCAAGGTGATGCCCGGCGTGTGGTCGGTGCTGATGTCTTGCCGGATGCGGGACACGATATTGATCACCTCGAGCTTGGGACAGGAATTGCCCACACAAATCAGGATCTCATCCGTGGTGATAAGGTTCAAGCTCAGATGCGTGAGATTAACCAGTTTGTGGATTTGATTACACCAGAACATCTCGTCCAGACCGTCATCCTGATGTTGCATCAACTCATTGCCCTTGTTGTCGACTTCAAAGTGAGCAATATTGGGGTGGAGGAACACGCCCAATTTGATGCGTTGATCGTCGCTCCAGCAGTATTGGGTTCGAATCCGGCTCCGGTTGCGTTCACGAACCAAGTGTTCGAATACGGTCAGCGGTAACTGCATGACTAAATAATGCTGGAGACGTTTGATGGCCCGCGAGCACTCTACACTTTTGCCAAAGACCCCGTGCTCCAAGAAGATGTTGGCACAAGCCTGATCAATGTGTCCGGACAACGAGGAAATGGTCACTTGGTACAGCGAGGCGGGTTGTTTGACCGGAGCCATGGCGGACTTGAGGGNNNNNNNNNNNNNNNNNNNNNNNNNNNNNNNNNNNNNNNNNNNNNNNNNNNNNNNNNNNNNNNNNNNNNNNNNNNNNNNNNNNNNNNNNNNNNNNNNNNNNNNNNNNNNNNNNNNNNNNNNNNNNNNNNNNNNNNNNNNNNNNNNNNNNNNNNNNNNNNNNNNNNNNNNNNNNNNNNNNNNNNNNNNNNNNNNNNNNNNNNNNNNNNNNNNNNNNNNNNNNNNNNNNNNNNNNNNNNNNNNNNNNNNNNNNNNNNNNNNNNNNNNNNNNNNNNNNNNNNNNNNNNNNNNNNNNNNNNNNNNNNNNNNNNNNNNNNNNNNNNNNNNNNNNNNNNNNNNNNNNNNNNNNNNNNNNNNNNNNNNNNNNNNNNNNNNNNNNNNNNNNNNNNNNNNNNNNNNNNNNNNNNNNNNNNNNNNNNNNNNNNNNNNNNNNNNNNNNNNNNNNNNNNNNNNNNNNNNNNNNNNNNNNNNNNNNNNNNNNNNNNNNNNNNNNNNNNNNNNNNNNNNNNNNNNNNNNNNNNNNNNNNNNNNNNNNNNNNNNNNNNNNNNNNNNNNNNNNNNNNNNNNNNNNNNNNNNNNNNNNNNNNNNNNNNNNNNNNNNNNNNNNNNNNNNNNNNNNNNNNNNNNNNNNNNNNNNNNNNNNNNNNNNNNNNNNNNNNNNNNNNNNNNNNNNNNNNNNNNNNNNNNNNNNNNNNNNNNNNNNNNNNNNNNNNNNNNNNNNNNNNNNNNNNNNNNNNNNNNNNNNNNNNNNNNNNNNNNNNNNNNNNNNNNNNNNNNNNNNNNNNNNNNNNNNNNNNNNNNNNNNNNNNNNNNNNNNNNNNNNNNNNNNNNNNNNNNNNNNNNNNNNNNNNNNNNNNNNNNNNNNNNNNNNNNNNNNNNNNNNNNNNNNNNNNNNNNNNNNNNNNNNNNNNNNNNNNNNNNNNNNNNNNNNNNNNNNNNNNNNNNNNNNNNNNNNNNNNNNNNNNNNNNNNNNNNNNNNNNNNNNNNNNNNNNNNNNNNNNNNNNNNNNNNNNNNNNNNNNNNNNNNNNNNNNNNNNNNNNNNNNNNNNNNNNNNNNNNNNNNNNNNNNNNNNNNNNNNNNNNNNNNNNNNNNNNNNNNNNNNNNNNNNNNNNNNNNNNNNNNNNNNNNNNNNNNNNNNNNNNNNNNNNNNNNNNNNNNNNNNNNNNNNNNNNNNNNNNNNNNNNNNNNNNNNNNNNNNNNNNNNNNNNNNNNNNNNNNNNNNNNNNNNNNNNNNNNNNNNNNNNNNNNNNNNNNNNNNNNNNNNNNNNNNNNNNNNNNNNNNNNNNNNNNNNNNNNNNNNNNNNNNNNNNNNNNNNNNNNNNNNNNNNNNNNNNNNNNNNNNNNNNNNNNNNNNNNNNNNNNNNNNNNNNNNNNNNNNNNNNNNNNNNNNNNNNNNNNNNNNNNNNNNNNNNNNNNNNNNNNNNNNNNNNNNNNNNNNNNNNNNNNNNNNNNNNNNNNNNNNNNNNNNNNNNNNNNNNNNNNNNNNNNNNNNNNNNNNNNNNNNNNNNNNNNNNNNNNNNNNNNNNNNNNNNNNNNNNNNNNNNNNNNNNNNNNNNNNNNNNNNNNNNNNNNNNNNNNNNNNNNNNNNNNNNNNNNNNNNNNNNNNNNNNNNNNNNNNNNNNNNNNNNNNNNNNNNNNNNNNNNNNNNNNNNNNNNNNNNNNNNNNNNNNNNNNNNNNNNNNNNNNNNNNNNNNNNNNNNNNNNNNNNNNNNNNNNNNNNNNNNNNNNNNNNNNNNNNNNNNNNNNNNNNNNNNNNNNNNNNNNNNNNNNNNNNNNNNNNNNNNNNNNNNNNNNNNNNNNNNNNNNNNNNNNNNNNNNNNNNNNNNNNNNNNNNNNNNNNNNNNNNNNNNNNNNNNNNNNNNNNNNNNNNNNNNNNNNNNNNNNNNNNNNNNNNNNNNNNNNNNNNNNNNNNNNNNNNNNNNNNNNNNNNNNNNNNNNNNNNNNNNNNNNNNNNNNNNNNNNNNNNNNNNNNNNNNNNNNNNNNNNNNNNNNNNNNNNNNNNNNNNNNNNNNNNNNNNNNNNNNNNNNNNNNNNNNNNNNNNNNNNNNNNNNNNNNNNNNNNNNNNNNNNNNNNNNNNNNNNNNNNNNNNNNNNNNNNNNNNNNNNNNNNNNNNNNNNNNNNNNNNNNNNNNNNNNNNNNNNNNNNNNNNNNNNNNNNNNNNNNNNNNNNNNNNNNNNNNNNNNNNNNNNNNNNNNNNNNNNNNNNNNNNNNNNNNNNNNNNNNNNNNNNNNNNNNNNNNNNNNNNNNNNNNNNNNNNNNNNNNNNNNNNNNNNNNNNNNNNNNNNNNNNNNNNNNNNNNNNNNNNNNNNNNNNNNNNNNNNNNNNNNNNNNNNNNNNNNNNNNNNNNNNNNNNNNNNNNNNNNNNNNNNNNNNNNNNNNNNNNNNNNNNNNNNNNNNNNNNNNNNNNNNNNNNNNNNNNNNNNNNNNNNNNNNNNNNNNNNNNNNNNNNNNNNNNNNNNNNNNNNNNNNNNNNNNNNNNNNNNNNNNNNNNNNNNNNNNNNNNNNNNNNNNNNNNNNNNNNNNNNNNNNNNNNNNNNNNNNNNNNNNNNNNNNNNNNNNNNNNNNNNNNNNNNNNNNNNNNNNNNNNNNNNNNNNNNNNNNNNNNNNNNNNNNNNNNNNNNNNNNNNNNNNNNNNNNNNNNNNNNNNNNNNNNNNNNNNNNNNNNNNNNNNNNNNNNNNNNNNNNNNNNNNNNNNNNNNNNNNNNNNNNCACGCCTCACAACCGTCACAACTTGCCACCCTGGCGAGTGGCGACTCGCAATCTTAAGATGAAAATCAGATGACCCGGCTGAAATTCGGCATATTTGAGTATTATTCGAAAATGATGTCGAACTTGGGCTCTGGTTTACGAAGGCGCTTGTCATGAGGCCCATTCCAATCATAGACCCTGGATCAATCTAGCTAGCTTCCAAGTGAGCACTGCTAAGGCACAAGAGAGGCACCCTAGCTAGGCAAGTAATGTATAATTTTATGTGCCCGTACCCgtgttgtaattgtaattttaatCCATTacatttggacattttcaCGCACAAACTTATCAATCATTCTTAGATATTAATCGTCGCTCAGCACAGGAAACCATGTATTTCCGTTTTCTGCGCGGTTTTTGATTTGCTGTAGACAAATCTATCTCATCAAAGTCCAAAGTCTTTGGGGAACCCCTGGCGCCAAATTGACAGATGTTTAGCCAGGCATCTCCTAAAGAGGATAAAATGCGGACctttttctttgcatttccaaaaataaacCTACCATGACAAGAGGTCATGAATtgcatgttttcaaaacaattcttgaGAAAATACAAAGATGGTTGAAAAAACGATAGCGCCATTCAGATAATGAAAGTAGTAAATCCTCTTAAAACCACGCAACAGTTTTAAGTGAACCCTGAGGGCAAATTGCTATCAAAAGCGGCAAGAaactgctgtaccgtacatccgccggGTCAATGAGTGACAAAGTCGAGCTCTGATTTGTACCTGATGAAAAAGATAGAATGCGGAGATGGGTGCAAACACATACAGGCACATCTTGCCAGCCTCCAGTTGCCAATtgcccatgatgatgatgatgacaatgaagaTGGTAGTGCCGATACGAGAGACACAAAGGGAAAGGAATAAACAGAAATACAGAGAGATTTCGCTGAATTCTggagaggatgatgatggcctCGCTCAGCCTATCAACGGCAGTCTCTTGTACCTCAGCACAAGCAGGGGGATTTTAGGTAATGTGTATGATGTTTTCCCCCACTGTTCTAGTCTGGTTGTTTGTCTGTCTGTTTGTCTGTCTGGCTGATCGTGTGCCTCCTGTCCAACTGGAGAGCAGCGTATACATGACTAGGTTCTtgctccccccccctcccccctaaTCAGCTGTGCTGGGCTGACTTTGGAGGAGCCGACTTGTTCGACGTATTATTAGGTCCAcggtccgtccgtccgtcagTTTGTTGAGCTCGACAATTTCCCCAAAGAACACAAGAAGAGACGGagccatgagaaaaaaaggaacgtaaAACACGCCTCACAACCGTCACAACTTGCCACCCTGGCGAGTGGCGACTTGCAATCTTAAGATNNNNNNNNNNNNNNNNNNNNNNNNNNNNNGGAAATCCTGTTGAGGCGTCTTGGCCTCTTGGATGACGTTCAAGCTATTCCTGAAAAGGGACTCCTCTTTCACGGTCACTTCATTGCGCTGTTTCCGTTGAAACGATTTGATGAAATCCTCGAAATAGTCGACCTAAAcagattaaaaaagaaaaaaaaaagaatcagcAATAAAAAGAGACCCAAGGCTCAAGGCTCAATTCTCAAGGCTCAATTCTCAAGGCTCGACAAAGTCAGGCAGGCATGATGAAAGACAAATAATCAGGGCTTCATACATAAATGCTGGTCAATGATGAATGCATGATGGGTCAATGAGTGACAAAGTCGAGCTCTGATTTGTACCTGATGAAAAAGATAGAATGCGGAGATGGGTGCAAACACATACAGGCACATCTTGCCAGCCTCCAGTTGCCAATtgcccatgatgatgatgatgacaatgaagaTGGTAGTGCCGATACGAGAGACACAAAGGGAAAGGAATAAACAGAAATACAGAGAGATTTCGCTGAATTCTggagaggatgatgatggcctCGCTCAGCCTATCAACGGCAGTCTCTTGTACCTCAGCACAAGCAGGGGGATTTTAGGTAATGTGTATGATGTTTTCCCCCACTGTTCTAGTCTGTTTGTCTGTCTGGCTGATCGTGTGCCTCCTGTCCAACTGGAGAGCAGTGTATACATGNNNNNNNNNNNNNNNNNNNNNNNNNNNNNNNNNNNNNNNNNNNNNNNNNNNTGATCAATATGTGTCCCGCATCCGCAACATCGCACGACACACGGGGCATCACTTGATATTCTGCGTCTCAGACATCGGGCTGAGATCCCTTCAAAATTGTTCGTAATCTCAAGCGAATCACTGAACATAGATGTGATCACACCATGCAATCAAAGGAATCCTGCTCGGGGTCCCAGAGATCTGATGCGCGCCCTTAACCCTAATGGAGTTCCATCCAAGCTTCCCTGGTGCCTTGGGAGATCTTGTTAATGCGACGTGATCATTAGAACTCAGATCTCTTATACGAACATGCAGCCCTGAATGCGCTGTGAACCGACATTCCTTCAAGGAAATCCCTGATTGCATGGGGGTGATTCACAATTTGTTCATGGTGATTCGCTTGAGATTACGACAATTTTGAAGGGATCTCAGCCCGATGTCTGAGACGCAGAACTTCAAGGTGATGCCCGGCGTGTTCGGTCGTGCTGATGTCTTGCCGATGCGGGACACGATATTGATCACCTCGAGCTTGGGACAAGGAATTGCCCACACAAATCAGGATCTCATCCGTTGGTGATCAGGTTCAAGCTCAGATGCGTGAGATTCACCAGTTTGTGGATTTGATTACACCAGAACATCTCGTCCAGACCGTCATCCTGATGTTGCATCAACTCATTGCCCTTGTTGTCGACTTCAAAGTGAGCAATATTTGGGGTGGAGGAACACGCCCAATTTTGATGCGTTGATCGTCGCTCCAGCAGTATTGGGTTCGAATCCGGCTCCGGTTGCGTTTCACGAACCAAGTGTTCGAATACGGTCAGCGGTAACTGCATGACTAAATAATGCTGGAGACGTTTGATGGCCCGCGAGCACATCTACATTTTGCCAAAGACCCCGTGCTCCAAGAAGATGTTGGCACAAGCCTGATCAATGTGTCCGGACAACGAGGAAATGGTCACTTGGTACAGCGAGGCGGGTTGTTTTGACCGGAGCCATGGCGGACTTGAGGTTAATCGCCTGGGCGGCGAGAAGAAGGCCATCATCTAAGCTGTTCTCAACTAGGGTCCCCGCGCCCCCAGGCGGTTAAAAtagatgtgtgtgtgttgtggagggtggggggggggcagTCGAGGGAGGCTCGAGGATGAGCTAGTGGGTGAGTTCCGTTGGCTGGCTGAGCTTGTTGGGCTTGTTGGGCTTGCTCCCACTGACGAAGCTGCAAGTGGAAATCCTGTTGAGGCGTCTTGGCCTCTTGGATGACGTTCAAGCTATTCCTGAAAAGGGACTCCTCTTTCACGGTCACTTCATTGCGCTGTTTCCGTTGAAACGATTTGATGAAATCCTCGAAATAGTCGACCTAAAcagattaaaaaaagataaaaaaaaaagaatcagcAATAAAAAGGACCCAAGGCTCAAGGCTCAATTCTCAAGGCTCGACAAAGTCAGGTAGGCATGATGAAAGACAAATAATCAGGGCTTCATACATAGATGCTGGTCAATGATGAATGCATGATGGGTCAATGAGTGACAAAGTCGAGCTCTGATTTGTACCTGATGAAAAAGATAGAATGCGGAGATGGGTGCAAACACATACAGGCACATCTTGCCAGCCTCCAATTGCCAATtgcccatgatgatgatgatgaagaaatgaagatgGTAGTGCCGATGCGAGAGACACAAAGGGAAAGGAATAAACAGAAATACAGAGAGATTTCGCTGAATTCTggagaggatgatgatgacctcGCTCAGCCTATCAACGGCAGTCTCTTGTACCTCAGCACAAGCAGGGGATTTTAGGTAATGTGTTATGATGTTTTCCCTCACTGTTCTAGTCTGTTGTCTTGTCTGGTCTGATCGTGTGCCTCCTGTCCAACTGGAGAGCAGCGTATACATGGCTAGGTtcttcccccctcccccctaaTCAGCTGTGCTGGGCTGACTTTGGAGGAGCCGACTTGTTCGACGTATTATTAGGGTCCAcggtccgtccgtccgtcagTTTGTTGAGCTCGACAATTTCCCCAAAGAACACAAGAAGAGACGGagccatgagaaaaaaaggaacgtgaAACACGCCTCACAACCGTCACAACTTGCCACCCTGGCGAGTGGCGACTCGCAATCTTAAGATGAAAATCAGATGACCCGGCTGAAATTCGGCATATTTGAGTATTATTCGAAAATGATGTCGAACTTGGGCTCTGGTTTACGAAGGCGCTTGTCATGAGGCCCATTCCAATCATAGACCCTGGATCAATCTAGCTAGCTTCCAAGTGAGCACTGCTAAGGCACAAGAGAGGCACCCTAGCTAGGCAAGTAATGTATAATTTTATGTGCCCGTACCCgtgttgtaattgtaattttaatCCATTacatttggacattttcaCGCACAAACTTATCAATCATTCTTAGATATTAATCGTCGCTCAGCACAGGAAACCATGTATTTCCGTTTTCTGCGCGGTTTTTGATTTGCTGTAGACAAATCTATCTCATCAAAGTCCAAAGTCTTTGGGGAACCCCTGGCGCCAAATTGACAGATGTTTAGCCAGGCATCTCCTAAAGAGGATAAAATGCGGACCTTTTTCTTGCATTCCAAAAATAAACCTACCATGACAAGAGGTCATTGAATGcactgttttcaaaacaattcttgaGAAAATACAAAGATGGTTGAAAAACCGATAGCGCCATTCAGATAATGAAAGTAGTAAATCCTCTTAAAACCACACAACAGTTTTAAGTGAACCCTGAGGGCAAATTGCTATCAAAAGCGgcaagaaatgtcaaaacggCGTCCGTAACACATTCTCAAAAGACAAACAGATTTTtagacaagaagaaaagaaaatgtcattcaaatgccattgaaagcatgttggtgtagccaccagagcgatAACGTTCTGGAAAAGAGTTGCGAACTaggaaaaaggctccaga
This DNA window, taken from Tigriopus californicus strain San Diego chromosome 9, Tcal_SD_v2.1, whole genome shotgun sequence, encodes the following:
- the LOC131886229 gene encoding uncharacterized protein LOC131886229 (The sequence of the model RefSeq protein was modified relative to this genomic sequence to represent the inferred CDS: added 89 bases not found in genome assembly), which encodes MGNWQLEAGKMCLYVFAPISAFYLFHQVDYFEDFIKSFQRKQRNEVTVKEESLFRNSLNVIQEAKTPQQDFHLQLRQWEQAQQAQQAQQAQPANQGNSTH
- the LOC131886803 gene encoding uncharacterized protein LOC131886803, which codes for MGNWQLEAGKMCLYVFAPISAFYLFHQVDYFEDFIKSFQRKQRNEVTVKEESLFRNSLNVIQEAKTPQQDFHLQLRQWEQAQQAQQAQPLEVINIVSRIGKTSARPNTPGITLKFCVSDIGLRSLQNCRNLKRITMNKL